One genomic segment of Stigmatopora argus isolate UIUO_Sarg chromosome 18, RoL_Sarg_1.0, whole genome shotgun sequence includes these proteins:
- the vps35l gene encoding VPS35 endosomal protein-sorting factor-like isoform X1 yields the protein MAAVIWRSRWRKYDAELQRARVEAIPLEFSDSHPLKPILVTDSKPRRGTRKGSTSSSSSSSSSVPPDPLTSMLDGSDPLSVFAAESPPAAHHASAGDARKKGEKEEEHVGADFEPWSMRRGEILARFTTTEKLSINLCMGSDSANSPNPGASAVSEKVRTRLEELDDLEEGSQRELLNLSQQEYANRIEELNQSLKEAWAADQKVKALKIVIQCAKLLSDTSVIRFYPSKFVLITDILDTFGRLVYDRIWTLCSDPRPLPESFTVDDVNDTAKETCLNWFFKIASIRELIPRLYVEASILKCNRFLNQGAIQETLPRLTAMVRGIGDPLVAAYTRAYLCRVGIEVAPSLRDILKRSFFDFLGTFRQMGGEAVGGQLLAQRVEMPEYLTLYSPAINWILQCSAYRAPESRLTEMTERCKKLGNNALLLNSVMRAFRAEFVAARAADFIAMIKDCDEAGFPKHLLFGSLGRCLACADPPESERLTILNEAWKVITKVRNPRDYVNCAEIWVEFTCRHFTKREANTVLGDVIKHMTPDRAFEDAYAQLQSVIGKILSHYHDFSVLFSMERFLPFLDMFQKDSVRVEVCRSITEVFIKQQLEPTRDPVILNAMMHICKAMHDSVNALTLEDEKRSLSVLIIGFMRMVSFGRDFEQQLSFCVEARATFCNLEPVLVQLIHTVNKLAMETRRVMKGTHSRKTAAFVRACAAYSFITIPSLASIFSRLHLYLLSGQVALSNQCLSQADAFLKAAVGLLTEVPRSISVEGKARSSETFLLDFIANFLSTLLVVPDHPEHGVLYLVRGVLNVVQDYTWEDNGDAKVRVYVGALPLLAAMSQETYLYAIPQVDSNETLYGGDPKFLSEIDKLCETLIGQILDHLKALGREESTRRQSALAFSLFCVLLAHGDLRNNKLSQLAVNLWNLSHKHGHCETRVSVRTLEHMKRQALQADMSHLTDAIHRLALTSRT from the exons ATGGCTGCGGTGATTTG GCGTTCCAGATGGCGCAAATATGACGCCGAGCTGCAGCGAGCCCGCGTGGAAGCCATTCCACTGGAATTCTCCGATTCCCATCCCCTCAAACCCATTTTG gtgacCGACAGCAAACCTCGGCGGGGGACTCGCAAAGGCAGCACCTCctcttcgtcgtcgtcctctTCCTCCGTGCCGCCGGACCCCCTCACCTCCATGTTGGACGGAAGCGATCCGCTGTCCGTCTTCGCGGCGGAAAGTCCGCCCGCCGCACACCATGCTTCTGCTGGG GATGCGAGGAAGAAAggagaaaaggaggaggagcatGTCGGCGCAGACTTTGAACCGTGGTCCATGAGGAGAGGAGAAATCCTGGCCAGGTTCACCACCACTGAAAAACTTTCAATC aatctgtgcatgGGCTCTGACAGCG CAAACTCCCCGAATCCCGGCGCGTCGGCCGTCTCGGAGAAAGTCCGCACTCGACTGGAGGAACTGGACGACCTGGAAGAAGGTTCCCAGAGAGAGCTGCTCAATCTGTCCCAGCAGGAATACGCCAACCGCATCGAGGAGCTCAACCAGTCCCTGAAAGAGGCGTGGGCCGCAGACCAGAAGGTCAAAGCCCTGAAGATCGTCATCCAG TGCGCCAAGCTTCTGTCTGACACGTCCGTCATCCGCTTTTACCCCAGCAAGTTTGTCCTCATCACCGACATACTCGACACTTTTG GTCGGCTTGTGTACGACAGAATTTGGACCCTGTGTTCGGACCCTAGACCTTTACCAG aATCGTTCACAGTGGACGATGTCAACGACACGGCCAAGGAGACGTGCCTCAACTGGTTCTTCAAGATCGCTTCCATTCGAGAACTCATCCCTCGACT ATACGTGGAAGCCTCTATTTTGAAGTGCAATCGCTTCTTAAACCAAGG CGCCATTCAGGAGACCCTCCCGCGGCTTACCGCCATGGTCAGGGGGATCGGAGACCCTTTGGTGGCGGCCTACACTCGAGCTTACCTTTGCAGG GTGGGCATAGAAGTGGCCCCCAGCCTGAGAGACATCCTGAAACGGAGCTTCTTCGACTTCCTGGGAACCTTCCGACAAATGGGCGGGGAGGCCGTGGGTGGGCAGCTGCTGGCCCAGAGGGTGGAAATGCCCGAGTACCTGACTCTCTATTCGCCCGCCATCAACTGGATCCTGCAGTGTAGTGCTTACAGAGCCCCCGAG tcTCGCCTCACCGAGATGACGGAGCGATGCAAGAAGCTGGGCAACAA CGCTTTGCTGCTCAATTCGGTCATGCGAGCCTTCCGAGCCGAGTTCGTGGCCGCCAGAGCCGCCGACTTCATCGCCATGATCAAGGACTGCGACGAAGCCGGATTCCCCAAG CATTTGTTATTCGGATCTCTGGGACGCTGCCTGGCCTGCGCCGACCCTCCCGAATCGGAACGCTTGACCATCCTCAACGAAGCCTGGAAAGTCATCACCAAAGTCCGCAATCCTCGG GATTACGTCAACTGCGCCGAGATCTGGGTGGAGTTCACCTGCCGACATTTCACG AAACGCGAGGCCAACACGGTCCTGGGAGACGTCATCAAACACATGACGCCCGATCGGGCCTTCGAGGACGCCTACGCTCAG CTCCAGTCCGTGATCGGGAAGATCCTCTCCCACTACCACGACTTCTCCGTCCTATTTTCCATG GAGCGCTTCCTCCCATTTCTGGACATGTTCCAGAAGGACAGcgtcagggtggaggtgtgcCGGTCCATCACCGAGGTCTTCATCAA ACAGCAGTTGGAGCCAACGCGAGACCCCGTCATCCTCAACGCCATGATGCACATCTGCAAGGCCATGCACGACTCCGTCAA CGCGCTCACTTTGGAGGATGAAAAACGATCTTTGTCCGTGCTGATCATCGGCTTTATGCGCATG GTTTCCTTCGGCCGTGACTTTGAGCAGCAGTTGAGTTTTTGCGTGGAGGCCCGAGCCACCTTCTGCAACCTGGAGCCGGTTCTGGTGCAGCTCATTCAT ACGGTGAATAAACTGGCGATGGAGACGAGAAGAGTGATGAAGGGAACTCACTCTCGGAAAACGGCGGCTTTCGTGCGG GCGTGCGCCGCTTACAGTTTCATCACCATCCCATCGCTCGCCAGCATCTTCAGTCGTCTCCACCTTTACCTGTTGTCCGGCCAGGTGGCGCTGTCCAATCAGTGTCTATCTCAGG CGGACGCTTTCTTGAAAGCGGCGGTGGGTCTCCTGACCGAAGTTCCACGCAGCATCAGCGTGGAGGGCAAGGCTCGATCTTCGGAGACTTTCCTGCTCGACTTCATCGCCAACTTCCTGTCCACCCTCCTTGTCGTCccg GACCACCCAGAACACGGCGTGCTCTACTTAGTCCGCGGCGTGCTGAACGTGGTGCAGGATTACACGTGGGAGGACAACGGCGACGCCAAAGTGCGCGTTTACGTGGGCGCACTCCCCCTGCTGGCCGCCATGAGCCAGGAGACTTACCTGTACGCCATTCCGCAAG TGGACTCCAACGAGACCCTTTACGGAGGAGACCCAAAGTTCCTGTCGGAGATTGACAAGCTGTGCGAGACCCTGATCGGGCAGATCCTGGACCACCTGAAGGCTCTCGGTCGGGAAGAG AGCACGCGCCGCCAAAGCGCCCTGGCCTTCTCCCTCTTTTGCGTCCTGCTCGCCCACGGCGACCTGAGGAACAACAAGCTGAGCCAGCTGGCCGTCAACCTTTGGAACCTAAGCCACAAACACGGACACTGCGAGACGCGCGTCTCC GTCCGGACGCTGGAACACATGAAGCGCCAGGCCCTGCAGGCCGACATGTCCCACCTGACGGACGCCATCCACAGGCTGGCGTTGACGTCCCGCACCTGA
- the get4 gene encoding Golgi to ER traffic protein 4 homolog, with product MSEQESLRCSSGRNRGGVQRVEGKLRASVEKGDYYEAHQMYRTLFFRYMSQAKHSEARELMYNGALLFFSYNQQNSAADLSMLVLEVLEKSDGKVEEDILESLAKLFGQMDQNSPERVAFVSRALKWSTGGSGKLGNPKLHQLLAITLWKEENYSESRYHFLHSYDGEGCAQMLVEYSSSRGFRSEVDMFVAQAVLQFLCLKNKSSASVVFSTYTEKHPSIERGPPFVQPLLNFIWFLLLAVDGGKLTVFTVLCEQYQPSLKRDPMYNEYLDRIGQLFFGVPPKQSPSYGGLLGNLLNSLMGAGEEDDGEEAREDSSPIELD from the exons ATGTCGGAGCAGGAGTCTCTGAGGTGCTCCAGTGGGAGAAACCGTGGAGGCGTACAGAGGGTCGAAGGCAAACTGCGAGCCAGCGTGGAAAAGGGGGATTACTATGAAGCACACCAGATGTATAGGACGTTATTTTTTAG GTACATGTCACAGGCAAAACACAGTGAAGCCCGGGAGCTGATGTACAACGGCGCCCTTCTCTTCTTCAGCTATAACCAG CAAAATAGTGCAGCTGATCTCTCCATGCTCGTCCTGGAGGTGCTGGAGAAGTCCGACGGCAAAGTGGAAGAAGATATTTTAG AAAGTCTGGCCAAGCTGTTCGGCCAGATGGATCAGAACTCTCCGGAACGAGTCGCCTTTGTGTCCAGAGCCTTGAAATGGTCCACGGGGGGCTCCGGCAAGTTGGGGAATCCCAAGTTACATCAACTGCTAGCCATCACGTTGTGGAAAG AGGAAAACTACAGCGAATCCCGGTACCACTTCCTGCACTCGTATGACGGGGAGGGTTGCGCGCAAATGTTGGTGGAGTACTCGTCTTCCCGAGGTTTCCGCAGCGAGGTGGACATGTTTGTGGCCCAGGCAGTCCTACA GTTCCTGTGCCTGAAGAACAAAAGCAGCGCTTCCGTCGTGTTTAGCACGTACACAGAAAAACACCCGTCCATAGAGAGGGGTCCGCCATTCGTTCAGCCCCTCCTTAACTTTATCTGGTTTCTGCTGCTGGCAGTGGATGG GGGTAAATTAACCGTTTTCACAGTGTTATGTGAGCAATATCAACCTTCACTGAAGAGGGACCCCATGTACAACGAG TACCTGGACAGAATAGGACAGCTTTTCTTCGGCGTCCCCCCCAAACAATCTCCGTCGTACGGCGGCCTGCTAG GAAACTTGCTCAACAGCCTGATGGGCGCCGGCGAGGAAGACGATGGCGAGGAGGCCCGGGAGGACAGCAGCCCCATCGAGCTGGATTGA
- the zdhhc16b gene encoding palmitoyltransferase ZDHHC16B isoform X2 gives MRVGGGWSRHLSRAMRLALPWCRPKTGGRGRLARLARLRRYAKLLLKSLYYNSLNNSDTLIDCAFEPVYWIVDRVTRWFGVVFVTLVVLLTSSVVAIVYAYVLPTIFGTYGVIWIAWHLCCGHWLLVMVVFHYYKATTTSPGYPPKDDIHLPSVSICKKCINPKPARTHHCSICNTCVLKMDHHCPWLNNCVGHFNHRYFFSFCLYMTLGCIYCSVSSKEMFLQAYSAVESYFQTPPPAFTSTETTGHKCVIFLWVLTSSVAVALGGLTLWHAALISRGETSVERHVNSKERKRLQLQGKVFKNPYHFGKMDNWKRLLGVETQSHWFTRVLLPSSHPATGNGILWDWTLSKRDPVAI, from the exons ATGCGCGTGGGCGGCGGCTGGAGTCGCCATCTCTCGCGGGCCATGCGACTGGCGCTGCCCTGGTGCCGTCCCAAGACGGGCGGTCGCGGCCGTCTGGCGCGCCTCGCCAGGCTGCGTCGCTACGCCAAGCTGCTGCTCAAATCCCTTTACTACAACAGCCTGAACAACTCGGATACCTTGATCGACTGCGCCTTTGAACCCGTGTACTGGATCGTGGACAGGGTGACTCGCTGGTTTGGCGTG GTGTTTGTGACTCTGGTGGTCCTCCTGACGAGCTCGGTGGTGGCCATCGTCTACGCGTACGTCCTCCCCACCATCTTCGGCACGTACGGCGTGATCTGGATCGCCTGGCATCTGTGCTGCGGACACTGGCTCCTGGTGATGGTGGTCTTCCATTATTACAAGGCCACCACCACCTCTCCGGGATATCCGCCCAAG GACGATATCCACCTTCCTTCCGTCTCCATTTGTAAGAAATGTATCAATCCAAAACCGGCCAGGACGCACCACTGCAGCATCTGCAACAC CTGTGTCTTAAAGATGGACCATCACTGTC CTTGGCTCAACAACTGCGTGGGCCATTTCAACCACCGCTACTTTTTCTCCTTCTGCCTCTACATGACTTTAGGCTGCATCTACTGCAGCGTCAGCAGCAAAGAAATGTTCCTGCAGGCCTACAGTGCTGTGGAG AGTTATTTTCAGACTCCTCCGCCGGCTTTTACGTCCACTGAAACCACGGGCCACAAATGCGTCATCTTTCTGTGGGTGCTGACAAG TTCTGTGGCCGTGGCTCTGGGAGGTTTGACTCTGTGGCACGCGGCGCTCATCAGCCGAGGGGAGACCAGCGTGGAGCGCCATGTTAATagcaaagagagaaaaagactCCAGTTGCAGGGGAAG GTGTTCAAAAATCCATATCATTTTGGGAAGATGGATAATTGGAAGCGCTTGCTTGGGGTGGAGACTCAAAG CCATTGGTTTACACGTGTTCTGCTACCCTCCAGCCATCCTGCGACGGGAAATGGCATTTTATGGGACTGGACGTTATCCAAGAGAGACCCCGTGGCCATCTGA
- the zdhhc16b gene encoding palmitoyltransferase ZDHHC16B isoform X1, translating into METSLVVRLRYEELLFYAACVSNCWCACLFVCVCLEGEACGPGGYAGMRVGGGWSRHLSRAMRLALPWCRPKTGGRGRLARLARLRRYAKLLLKSLYYNSLNNSDTLIDCAFEPVYWIVDRVTRWFGVVFVTLVVLLTSSVVAIVYAYVLPTIFGTYGVIWIAWHLCCGHWLLVMVVFHYYKATTTSPGYPPKDDIHLPSVSICKKCINPKPARTHHCSICNTCVLKMDHHCPWLNNCVGHFNHRYFFSFCLYMTLGCIYCSVSSKEMFLQAYSAVESYFQTPPPAFTSTETTGHKCVIFLWVLTSSVAVALGGLTLWHAALISRGETSVERHVNSKERKRLQLQGKVFKNPYHFGKMDNWKRLLGVETQSHWFTRVLLPSSHPATGNGILWDWTLSKRDPVAI; encoded by the exons ATGGAAACATCCCTCGTTGTCCGGCTGCGTTACGAAGAACTCCTATTTTACGCCGCCTGCGTCTCTAACTGTTGGTGCGCCTGTCTCTTTGTTTGCGTGTGTTTGGAAGGCGAGGCGTGCGGGCCCGGTGGCTACGCTGGGATGCGCGTGGGCGGCGGCTGGAGTCGCCATCTCTCGCGGGCCATGCGACTGGCGCTGCCCTGGTGCCGTCCCAAGACGGGCGGTCGCGGCCGTCTGGCGCGCCTCGCCAGGCTGCGTCGCTACGCCAAGCTGCTGCTCAAATCCCTTTACTACAACAGCCTGAACAACTCGGATACCTTGATCGACTGCGCCTTTGAACCCGTGTACTGGATCGTGGACAGGGTGACTCGCTGGTTTGGCGTG GTGTTTGTGACTCTGGTGGTCCTCCTGACGAGCTCGGTGGTGGCCATCGTCTACGCGTACGTCCTCCCCACCATCTTCGGCACGTACGGCGTGATCTGGATCGCCTGGCATCTGTGCTGCGGACACTGGCTCCTGGTGATGGTGGTCTTCCATTATTACAAGGCCACCACCACCTCTCCGGGATATCCGCCCAAG GACGATATCCACCTTCCTTCCGTCTCCATTTGTAAGAAATGTATCAATCCAAAACCGGCCAGGACGCACCACTGCAGCATCTGCAACAC CTGTGTCTTAAAGATGGACCATCACTGTC CTTGGCTCAACAACTGCGTGGGCCATTTCAACCACCGCTACTTTTTCTCCTTCTGCCTCTACATGACTTTAGGCTGCATCTACTGCAGCGTCAGCAGCAAAGAAATGTTCCTGCAGGCCTACAGTGCTGTGGAG AGTTATTTTCAGACTCCTCCGCCGGCTTTTACGTCCACTGAAACCACGGGCCACAAATGCGTCATCTTTCTGTGGGTGCTGACAAG TTCTGTGGCCGTGGCTCTGGGAGGTTTGACTCTGTGGCACGCGGCGCTCATCAGCCGAGGGGAGACCAGCGTGGAGCGCCATGTTAATagcaaagagagaaaaagactCCAGTTGCAGGGGAAG GTGTTCAAAAATCCATATCATTTTGGGAAGATGGATAATTGGAAGCGCTTGCTTGGGGTGGAGACTCAAAG CCATTGGTTTACACGTGTTCTGCTACCCTCCAGCCATCCTGCGACGGGAAATGGCATTTTATGGGACTGGACGTTATCCAAGAGAGACCCCGTGGCCATCTGA
- the vps35l gene encoding VPS35 endosomal protein-sorting factor-like isoform X2, translating to MLDGSDPLSVFAAESPPAAHHASAGDARKKGEKEEEHVGADFEPWSMRRGEILARFTTTEKLSINLCMGSDSANSPNPGASAVSEKVRTRLEELDDLEEGSQRELLNLSQQEYANRIEELNQSLKEAWAADQKVKALKIVIQCAKLLSDTSVIRFYPSKFVLITDILDTFGRLVYDRIWTLCSDPRPLPESFTVDDVNDTAKETCLNWFFKIASIRELIPRLYVEASILKCNRFLNQGAIQETLPRLTAMVRGIGDPLVAAYTRAYLCRVGIEVAPSLRDILKRSFFDFLGTFRQMGGEAVGGQLLAQRVEMPEYLTLYSPAINWILQCSAYRAPESRLTEMTERCKKLGNNALLLNSVMRAFRAEFVAARAADFIAMIKDCDEAGFPKHLLFGSLGRCLACADPPESERLTILNEAWKVITKVRNPRDYVNCAEIWVEFTCRHFTKREANTVLGDVIKHMTPDRAFEDAYAQLQSVIGKILSHYHDFSVLFSMERFLPFLDMFQKDSVRVEVCRSITEVFIKQQLEPTRDPVILNAMMHICKAMHDSVNALTLEDEKRSLSVLIIGFMRMVSFGRDFEQQLSFCVEARATFCNLEPVLVQLIHTVNKLAMETRRVMKGTHSRKTAAFVRACAAYSFITIPSLASIFSRLHLYLLSGQVALSNQCLSQADAFLKAAVGLLTEVPRSISVEGKARSSETFLLDFIANFLSTLLVVPDHPEHGVLYLVRGVLNVVQDYTWEDNGDAKVRVYVGALPLLAAMSQETYLYAIPQVDSNETLYGGDPKFLSEIDKLCETLIGQILDHLKALGREESTRRQSALAFSLFCVLLAHGDLRNNKLSQLAVNLWNLSHKHGHCETRVSVRTLEHMKRQALQADMSHLTDAIHRLALTSRT from the exons ATGTTGGACGGAAGCGATCCGCTGTCCGTCTTCGCGGCGGAAAGTCCGCCCGCCGCACACCATGCTTCTGCTGGG GATGCGAGGAAGAAAggagaaaaggaggaggagcatGTCGGCGCAGACTTTGAACCGTGGTCCATGAGGAGAGGAGAAATCCTGGCCAGGTTCACCACCACTGAAAAACTTTCAATC aatctgtgcatgGGCTCTGACAGCG CAAACTCCCCGAATCCCGGCGCGTCGGCCGTCTCGGAGAAAGTCCGCACTCGACTGGAGGAACTGGACGACCTGGAAGAAGGTTCCCAGAGAGAGCTGCTCAATCTGTCCCAGCAGGAATACGCCAACCGCATCGAGGAGCTCAACCAGTCCCTGAAAGAGGCGTGGGCCGCAGACCAGAAGGTCAAAGCCCTGAAGATCGTCATCCAG TGCGCCAAGCTTCTGTCTGACACGTCCGTCATCCGCTTTTACCCCAGCAAGTTTGTCCTCATCACCGACATACTCGACACTTTTG GTCGGCTTGTGTACGACAGAATTTGGACCCTGTGTTCGGACCCTAGACCTTTACCAG aATCGTTCACAGTGGACGATGTCAACGACACGGCCAAGGAGACGTGCCTCAACTGGTTCTTCAAGATCGCTTCCATTCGAGAACTCATCCCTCGACT ATACGTGGAAGCCTCTATTTTGAAGTGCAATCGCTTCTTAAACCAAGG CGCCATTCAGGAGACCCTCCCGCGGCTTACCGCCATGGTCAGGGGGATCGGAGACCCTTTGGTGGCGGCCTACACTCGAGCTTACCTTTGCAGG GTGGGCATAGAAGTGGCCCCCAGCCTGAGAGACATCCTGAAACGGAGCTTCTTCGACTTCCTGGGAACCTTCCGACAAATGGGCGGGGAGGCCGTGGGTGGGCAGCTGCTGGCCCAGAGGGTGGAAATGCCCGAGTACCTGACTCTCTATTCGCCCGCCATCAACTGGATCCTGCAGTGTAGTGCTTACAGAGCCCCCGAG tcTCGCCTCACCGAGATGACGGAGCGATGCAAGAAGCTGGGCAACAA CGCTTTGCTGCTCAATTCGGTCATGCGAGCCTTCCGAGCCGAGTTCGTGGCCGCCAGAGCCGCCGACTTCATCGCCATGATCAAGGACTGCGACGAAGCCGGATTCCCCAAG CATTTGTTATTCGGATCTCTGGGACGCTGCCTGGCCTGCGCCGACCCTCCCGAATCGGAACGCTTGACCATCCTCAACGAAGCCTGGAAAGTCATCACCAAAGTCCGCAATCCTCGG GATTACGTCAACTGCGCCGAGATCTGGGTGGAGTTCACCTGCCGACATTTCACG AAACGCGAGGCCAACACGGTCCTGGGAGACGTCATCAAACACATGACGCCCGATCGGGCCTTCGAGGACGCCTACGCTCAG CTCCAGTCCGTGATCGGGAAGATCCTCTCCCACTACCACGACTTCTCCGTCCTATTTTCCATG GAGCGCTTCCTCCCATTTCTGGACATGTTCCAGAAGGACAGcgtcagggtggaggtgtgcCGGTCCATCACCGAGGTCTTCATCAA ACAGCAGTTGGAGCCAACGCGAGACCCCGTCATCCTCAACGCCATGATGCACATCTGCAAGGCCATGCACGACTCCGTCAA CGCGCTCACTTTGGAGGATGAAAAACGATCTTTGTCCGTGCTGATCATCGGCTTTATGCGCATG GTTTCCTTCGGCCGTGACTTTGAGCAGCAGTTGAGTTTTTGCGTGGAGGCCCGAGCCACCTTCTGCAACCTGGAGCCGGTTCTGGTGCAGCTCATTCAT ACGGTGAATAAACTGGCGATGGAGACGAGAAGAGTGATGAAGGGAACTCACTCTCGGAAAACGGCGGCTTTCGTGCGG GCGTGCGCCGCTTACAGTTTCATCACCATCCCATCGCTCGCCAGCATCTTCAGTCGTCTCCACCTTTACCTGTTGTCCGGCCAGGTGGCGCTGTCCAATCAGTGTCTATCTCAGG CGGACGCTTTCTTGAAAGCGGCGGTGGGTCTCCTGACCGAAGTTCCACGCAGCATCAGCGTGGAGGGCAAGGCTCGATCTTCGGAGACTTTCCTGCTCGACTTCATCGCCAACTTCCTGTCCACCCTCCTTGTCGTCccg GACCACCCAGAACACGGCGTGCTCTACTTAGTCCGCGGCGTGCTGAACGTGGTGCAGGATTACACGTGGGAGGACAACGGCGACGCCAAAGTGCGCGTTTACGTGGGCGCACTCCCCCTGCTGGCCGCCATGAGCCAGGAGACTTACCTGTACGCCATTCCGCAAG TGGACTCCAACGAGACCCTTTACGGAGGAGACCCAAAGTTCCTGTCGGAGATTGACAAGCTGTGCGAGACCCTGATCGGGCAGATCCTGGACCACCTGAAGGCTCTCGGTCGGGAAGAG AGCACGCGCCGCCAAAGCGCCCTGGCCTTCTCCCTCTTTTGCGTCCTGCTCGCCCACGGCGACCTGAGGAACAACAAGCTGAGCCAGCTGGCCGTCAACCTTTGGAACCTAAGCCACAAACACGGACACTGCGAGACGCGCGTCTCC GTCCGGACGCTGGAACACATGAAGCGCCAGGCCCTGCAGGCCGACATGTCCCACCTGACGGACGCCATCCACAGGCTGGCGTTGACGTCCCGCACCTGA